The genomic stretch CTCATGTCTCAAGTTCTCTCATGAATGTGTTGAGTGATGCTGTTTAGGTTGGATATACGTAACTTAAACCTTCTCTCACATATTGCAGAATATGTACAGAATaactctgaaaacacacacacacacacacacacacacacacgtgcggaGTGTGTGTCTCTCACCTGCGCTGGAGAACTTCACAGATCTGTCCACACGATCTTCAGCACACTCTATAAAGGAAGGAAAGGATCTGATGATCAGCGCAGAAGATTGAATGACAGATGAAGAGCAGGACTTCAGAAGTTGCTCGGTTTCTGTCCTGCTGTGGAgaaatcctctctctctctgagctcaGACGTACCTGAACAGCAGATCGATCTCTTCCTCTCTGTGTGGTTCCTCGTTCCTTTCGATCTGCAGCGCTGTAGTCACTCAGAGACAGagcgacagacagagagagagagagagagagagagagagtcagggtCGTATCTGCAGCAGGCCACACCTTTTCCTCCCTCGCTCGCCCTCCCTCGCTCGCCCTccctcctgtctctctctctctgtctgtctctctctcagatcAGCAGAGGTGAAGAGTTAAACAGTTACTGACTGACAAAGCACAGTAAAatgtatgacacacacacacacaggcatgcatCACACAAAGGCATGCAGttacttgaacacacacacacacacacacacagaggcagcAGGATGTGACTGTACCTGTCTTTCCCAGCTcagctcagtctctctctctctctctcattgttcTGTCAGTGTTATTTTCTCTACCTCCCTCAGTGTTTCTGCCCTCTTTTCTCTCCCATCCCCCACTccactcgttctctctctctctcacattaaACTCACTGCTGACTTCAGTCACTGAGAACTTCATAAACTACATCAGACTGATGACATCAACTATAACTATATGATCTAAACCTCTATCAACTACACAAACTATAACCTCCATCAACTTTACAAAGCTATTGGAATTAGACAGATCACATAATCTACACAAAACTATGCTTAATTAATAAACTATCCAAACTATAAGTAAATAATACATAAACTTTAAACTACATAAACTAAACACAATTGTTTGAATAAAACATGTCGTATAAACTTACAGAAACTAAAACAGAAACTTAAACTATATAACCTATAAACAGTACATGAATGaaactatataaacatacataaattGGACTTATATGAACTGTACAGACTatgttaattaaattatataaactatGCAGACTACAAAAACTTAACACAAAACTGTACAAACTAAACTCAGTAGATTAGATGAATTATACAAACTCTCTGAACAACACGAATGAGCAAAACTATTTAAATGAGTGAATTACATCCACTATATGAGGTGCATGACAGCTGTGGAGAGTTAGTGTGGGTTTGTGGGATTGTCCCAGAGATGAGACTCTATAGCAGCAGATAGCTTTGGGTTTAGTGTGAGTTTAACCTCGAGAGCACAAGAAGAGCCTCCGTCATGCTGGAATCTGGAGGGAGGagctgaagaaaaaacaaaactgagGGAAGAGGGGGAGGGGCTGTGGAATGCACCGCTGATGTCACAGCTGACATCATCCTCCTCACAGGAGCTCCGCCCACAAGAAACCAGGCCTGACAGAGGAGCTCCAGACGAGAAAGGAACATCTGAGGAACATGATATTACATGATCTGAACAAACTCAGGTTTCTAAGAGCAACCCAACACTGCGTCAGAGAATGTGTGAGGAACATGCAGATATGAGGGCTGGACGGGTGTAGGTCAATCACGATCTGTCATCACTCAGGAAGATGTTTAACCTGTTTGTTTTACTGTCTTTAGTTAGTGATTAACTAGCGTTTATCTGCATTGGCATACGTGCATCAGATAAACACTTCTTCAGTGATCAGCTTCTCTGGGGAACATTTGAGGTAAAAGTACAAGCACCATAAATGATTCAAATTCCCTTCTCAGGGAAACgaaatattttagattaaaaacataaaaaatgtttggAAATCCTGATTAAACACATAGATGAGTTCATGACAGACATGAAATGAGCTAGCACTAATAAATACAGACACAATGAAGTCAatcaataaaactttaataataaactaCGAGTTATAAAATACAGTCTTTACAGTGTCAATGTCGAAAATAAATCACACCAGTGAGGTAAAACTGTCCTTCCCATGATCCTCTTCAACTGCATTTCAAGAGTTCAAGTCCAAGTATTATAATGTGCGTTATGATTTTATAAACTCCTCATCCAGATCTGAGCAGGAAAGGCTGTGTGGCGTTCCTTCATGATCGTTCACACTCGCTCCAGGTCGTGTGTGGTGAATCAGTGCCTGTACAGCAGCGCTCGCTGTCTCAGGACGTCCCAGATGAGCATACTGAGAACCGTATGAGGAGCCAGACGTACAAACACTGGCATCATTCCTTTATACAGACCCATGATCCCCTCAGTAGCACAAACCTTCATCAGACAGTCCACAAACCCGCAGTACAGACGCCCCTGAGAGAGAGGTTTGCTTTTAATACATACTCTAAactgttaatgttgttttatatagtCTTatatagcgtgtgtgtgtgtgtgtgctttacccTTTTGAACTCATCCACTGGTTGGTTGTACAGGCGTGTGCTGATGACATCAAACGGCGTCATGGTGATGGTCACTGCGACCCCGCTGATCATGGCGGCCGTGAGCGCGGTGAGGCAGCTGTGaggatcaaaccactgcaaacaCATTCACAAACTCAACTCCTACTGGATTCCATTCTCACACATGTGAGTCTGTGCTCATTTACATATGCAGATTTGTGTGTGCTGACCTGGGCACGTGTAACCCAGTCTTTAGCCGAGCTGAATGTGGCCAGTTGAGATGCTGACCCCACCATGACCCTGGGGACGGCCCCGTTAACACCACGCCACAGACCCATCACACCCTCACGCTGGTAGATGGAGACGAATGCGCTCAACACACCCTGAACAACACAAACACTCAGTCAATAAAACATCAGAGAAAACCCACAGATCCACTCAAATATACTCATACACCACACTAAAACAAACAATACACATATACTCATACAGCACTCAAATATACTCATACAACACACTCAGATATACTCATAGAACACACTCGAACATACTCATACATCACACTCAAACATACTCATACAATACTCAGATATACTCAAACAGCACTCAAATATACTAATAGAACACACTCAAACATACTCATACATCACACTCAGATTCACTAATATCACACTCAAACATACTCATACAACACATCCAAACATACTCCTAAAATACCCAGATATACACATACAGCACTCAAACATACTCATACAATACTCAGATATACTCATAGAACACACTCAGATATACTCATACAACACACTCAAACATACTCATAGAACACACTCAGACATACTAATATCACAATCATATTCATACAATACTCAGATAAACTCATAGAACACACTCAGATATACTCATACAACACACTCAGACATACTAATACATCATACTCAGATGTACTAATATCACACTCAAACATATTCATACAATACACAGATATACTCATACAGCATTCAAATATACTCATACAACACACTCAAACATACTCATACAATATGCAGATATACTCATAGAACACACTCCAACATACTCATATGGCACATTCAGACATACTCATAGAACACACTCAATCATACTCGTACATCACACCCAGATATACTTATACATTACACTCAAACATACTCATACAATACTCAGATATACTCAAACAGCACTCAAATATACTCATAGAACACACTCAAACATACTCATACATCACACTCAAACATACTCATACATCACACTCAAACAGCACTCAAACATACTCATACATCACACTCAAACATACTCATACATCACACTCAAATATTCTCATAGAACACACTCAAACATACTCATACAATACTCAGATATACTCATACAGAACTCAAATATTCTCATAGAACACACTCAAAAATACTCATACGATGCTCAGATATACTCATACAAAACTCTAATATTTTCATAGAACACACTCAAACATACTCATACAATATTCTTATACAATCCAGTCAAATATACTCAAACATGTTGAAACAATAAACTCATTCACAAATATACTTAATACACTCAAATATACTTATACAATGCTCAAATACATAGTCATACAATACCCTCAAATATTCTCAAACATGTTCAGACAATAAACTCAGATATGCACAAATATACTCAAACAATACATTCAAACAATACTTCAAATATACTCGTACAATAAACTAAAATACAGaaactcaaaatattaaaatacactgaaatacataatataattacTGCAAACAAATTACttaaaagaaaatctgaaataaaGTCACTGCTAAATTAGCCAGAATCAGTCATGAACGAGCACTGAAGGGCTGGATGTGTGCAGATGAGAGATGTTTGTCAAGCTGAAGTCACAGATATCAGTGGCTGTGTTTGAAATGGCATACTTGCTTACTGCCCAGTTTTATCTCCTacttacaatattgtttttaGACACACAGCAATAGTTTGTAGTTTACAGTAGCATGTAtgtataaaagtgttttataattacTATTCCCCTCCTTCACGCGTTTGAAGATGAAACATTACACGGAGCGCGTTGTGTTCTGAGAAACAGTGCCTGCAGTGTCTTCAGATGTATACAGCAAATTTCAGCAAGTGTTGCATTCCATGCATTCAGAACATTCACATACTATTCACAGTATACACGCAGCATACTGCAATATAGTAGCAGTTGTATAGTAGTATGCCATTCCAAACACATCTTCTGTACTGATTTCAGTGTACTTGAGTTATATTTAGCAGTTTCTGGTAAATACAGTAGGTCATCCGGGTATTTGAGGCATACAGAACATTAGCACACTATACACAGCCTTACATACTGGAGAAATAGTGAGAGTGGTATGATCGTATGACATTTAGAACACAGCAAGTTATTATCATTGTTCCTTCATGATGATGTCACACTGATGATgatctgtgattggctgacaAGCATCCTGCAGTGGTCAGAGTTCAGTtgtgtcatgtgacactgagttcACACACACCTCTGTGTGCTGAACACTGATTGGCTGCCGAACAGTGAGaggtgtgttcacacacacatgctccaACTGTGtgctgtgtgctgtgtgtgtgtgtgtgtgtgaacacccTTGATAATAAAGCTCCTTCTGGTTCTGATATGTTGGGTGGGTGCTGGAAGTTAAGACTGAGTTAGATGTGAGTCAGGTGTCTCAGTACCTGATGGTTGTGCTGGTGTCCGACTGCGATGACCGCCACCGTCTGCGCCTGCAGGTGTGTCTTCACCTGACGGACAAACACAGACATGAGTCTGACGAACACAAGAACACGTCACGCTTCTACAACACTCCTGTAAACAGCATCTGTCTGTCCTAAATACTCCTCTCTAACTTCCCCTGCCGTTTTGTTATTTGAGCCCGTCTCCGGCTGTCTTACTGTCaacactcagtgtgtgtgtgtgtgtgtgagtgtgtgtgtgcatgcactgAAATGCCGCAGTGACTGACACAGCAGCAAACGGACAACAACTCCAGTTACCGCACACAACAGTTCCTGAAAGGGAGTTAAACACAGTAAACAAGCATGACTCCTGGCCAGCCGAATCAAACACTGATGCTGTGATGTTTAAGAGCTGAGCCGAACAAAGAGTGCAGTGTGCAGCTGCGTCACATTAAGTCACATTTCTAGGAACGGACAGAGTGATGGTCATGGTTTATGATGCGATCTGTAATCTAAAACCACAGTTCCACGTATAATCTGAATCAAACACAAGCAGCAGTGCCGTCTGATGGGGTGAGTCTCTTACCAGATACGCGGGCGAGGCGATGAACGCCCCCAGAGCTCCTGCCGCAGCTCCTGAGATCAGACTCCCTCCGGGCGCGTCTGTGAGCCCCACGGCCTCCGTGTAGGAGTAGAACCCGAGCCGCACGCCGTTCATCAGGCCCTGGTACAGCAGGGCGGCGGTCAGGCCCTTCTGCAGGCCCCGGAGCCCGTCTGTGCTGCCCACCACCCACAGCGCCTGCAGCACCCCGCGGTAGTGTCTCTGATAGGAGCCTCGGGCCCTCAGCTCGCCCTGCAGCTGCAGCCGGGTCTTCACCACCTCCAGCGGGTTAGTGAACACACACGCCCCGCAGCAGGCCAGCGCGCCCAGCGTGAAGTCCAGCGGGGGCCACAGGGCCCGAGGGCCGGCCGAGGGGCGAGCCACGGGTGTGAGGGGGGCCTGCGAGGCCAACCCAGAGCTTTTGAGCCACATGTTGTGTCTGTCGGGGTGCGCGGTCTCGTGCGAGGGACTTATCTCACAGTGTTCCTGTACGTCACACTATTCTCTGTGATCATGCTTCAGTCTGAATGTGATGACTCCGCAGGATTCAAGTCTGAAACAGGTCAGAAGTTACGGTCACCACACTGATTCATGAACAAGCAAAGACAGATGACAAGACTTACTCAATCAAACACTTCTGAACAAGCTGACTCGACACAATCTCGGAAATCAACCTGCTGCACATAAACCAGAAAAACACAGATTCACTTCATCATCCAGAACTGAGCCATGGCATTTCTAGAAAACATTGGTAATATAAAtgataatcaattaaccaaaaaaaacaacaacaacatggttACTAcaattttactataataaaaccaaagtTATTTTTCGTAAAGAATATAATATCGGTGTACGTTGATGACATTTCATTTGCATATTCATGAAATCATCGTAGCGTTTCTTTTAATCCTCTGTGTGTTTAAGTTATGCATTATTTATGCTAAATACACAAAACCCTACCGAACTTCTAAACTGTACATTACGTTACACAACTATTCGGTGAGTTTGAGCGCGTCTTACCGCGTCTGATCGCGTCTCTGCTGTGATTCACGCGCTGCTACACACGCAGCGCTGGAGTGAACGCCCCGCCCACAGACCCTACCCGACCAATCACGGCGCGGCTGCTTCTCCACCTCACTGCCTCCCCAGCGTTCAGCCAATCAGGATGGAGCTCCGCAGACTCCATTCATATGGGTTAAAGGTGAATTGCACACATTCACATCGAGTCAAAAGCAGAACAAACAATGAACTACACAAACCACCGACGGCAGACTGGTTCAGACTGGCCCAGttacaaacacaaactaaaacataaaataatattaaatatataaagatgAATAAATTGACTaagcatattaatattaaattatataattattcatgtatatacttatataaaacgttattttacaaatacatttaaaataataaaaatacacgaATCGTTCAAATTATAATAGCCCATATCCACATTGGTTTGGACTGCCtcaaataaaggtgactgaaaTAAAAGACGAAGATGccgtttttaaatgtataattctgATTACAATGTATCACGTGTGAATGGAGATGCAGCGTTATTCTGttacagtaaaacacacacaacattataTCAGAGAATTAAGACTTGaactttatttctgtttacaatcCAGTCTCATTCCATCactgacacactcacacactcgcgcgctctctctctccctctcacacacacacacacacacacttaaatgtAAACATTGAAGGTTGAAAGAACAGTAAAAAAGGTCCATTTCATCAGTTCCTCCTACAATCGTCTGTTTCCTTCAGTCAGATCAGTGCTTCTGAGGGTGAagagttctctctctcacacacacacacacacacacacacacacacacacacacacacacacacacacagaagcatcATTCACTCGCTCAGAAACTGAAAGCACATCTATGTTTGAGTGTCCTGTATACGTGTGGAGCTGTGTTAGAGTAAGTTAGTGTACGGGCAGCAGGCGGCGCTCCTCCATCACCTCTTGGCGCGGACGAAGTACAAGGCGTTGGTTTTGGGGTAATATTTCACGTTCTGCTTTTTGTCCATCAGGCCTCCGAAGATGATGAGCTCTCCACGGCCCTGAACCACTGTGTGCAGGCTGGTCTCGGGCGGCCCGGTGACCGCGCTGGGTGCTCCTCCGCTCCCGTACGCCCGCCACGACACCACGCCGCCCGACTTGGCACGAGAGATGTCCAGCACGTACATCTGCATGGGCTTGCAGTTGAGCGACTGGTAGAGCGGCTTGCCCACGTTCAGGCTCTGTGGCGGGTGGTGGGCGAGGCGGCGGGCGATGGGTGGGATGGGGGGTCCGTCGGAGGCCTGCGGGGGGCTGGAGGAGGCGGGAGGCGTGCTGGCGAACGCAGATGAGCCCGGCTGGGACACAGAGGAAGAGGACGGCAGTGAGGAAGAGGCTTTGACGGCCTCCAGACTGCGACGCAGAGTGGCAGGAGAAACGGCTCCCGGAGGGGTGTGCGGCGAGCCGGGCTGCGGAGGCGTGTGGAGCCCGTTGGAAGCGGGGGGTTCAGTGGAGGGTGAGCCGTCCCAGCTGTACTCCGCCTGCGGGCGTGTGGGTGGAGACGCCCCCTGCACAGGGCTGGTGCGCGGGGAGGGAGACGAGCCGTTGAGCAGCGGTGGGCTGTCAGGACCTCGAGAGGGTGATGATGCTCGGGCCGATGCTCTCGGACGCAGCGTCCCCCAGCGACCGTTCACACAGGGAGCCTCCTCCAGCACCACACCTGCCGCTCCGCCCCGCACCGGAGACTGTGAGCGCAGCGAGGGCGGGTCTGGACCCAGAGGAGCCGGTGTGGAGCTGATGGGCGAGGGACGAGAGTTCAGACTCGGGCTGAGAGGAGCTCGACCCGACGGAGCCTGAGAGAACACCACCACACACTGAcccacctgagagagagagagagagagagagacagagagagagcagggggaggggggggagagacagagagagagagagagagagagacagggggagggggggagagagagagagagagagagagagagacacagagagagagcagggggagggggggggggagagagagacagagagagagagagacacagagagagagagacaggggggagggggggagagagagagacagagagagagagagagagagagagagagagagattaaatacATTGATTCATTTTGTGGCGTCAtgtcacaatatcaaaactgaccgccattaatatattttccaaaaggctctgacttcattgaataaacaagAGCACTGcatgttttaaaacttttaaatttgCTAcaagtgtttttatatcactgtatttcagaaggaaaccgACTGTACTCAGAAAATCTCTCTCCTGCTCCacaagcgcctcctgctggcagagaattaatttgtatttatatgcCGCCACAAATGGAGCACAAATCTGTTAATTATAAtagattataataaataaatcagggACTGATTTCTGTTCATTAGTTGTTGATTGGATGCAgagattttttttccacaattcAGACGATTTTTCTTTGAATTCTGAGTTTCTCACAAACAtcgcagaataaaaaaaagagtcataaCTTTTTATTCGAAAATtcagattatttttttcatgttaaggCGGAAAAGCGAGATCTAaattcagaattctgactttaatCCCAATTCAGTTTTTATTGTTCCCAACATGGAATAAagagtaaaagtgtttttatctCATCTTTGTAACTCAGGAAGTGAACAGTGAAAGGCTCGGCTCACCTTGCAGGCCGGATGACACCAGAGCTCCGGCGCACCGTGATCCTCGTTCTCCACACGCAGCTGCTGCCACGTCCAGGGGGAGGCGCTCATGTGCAGCAGCCACGCATCCTTcagcagctgcacacacacacacacacacatcactgcagCGCatcaacacacactcactcactctcacacactcactctctcacactcatgcactctcactcactcactctcactcacacactctcactcactcacgaactctcactcactcactctcacacgcactcactcactctcacacgcactcactcacgaactctcactcactcactctcacacgcactcactcacgcactctcactcactcactctcacacgcacTCACGAACGAACTCACTctcacacgcactcactcactctcacacgcactcactcacgaactctcactcactcactctcacacgcactcactcacgcactctcacacacgcactctcactcacgcactctcacacacacactctcactcactctcactcacacacgcactcactcacgcactctcactcactctcactcacgcactcactctctcacactcactctctcacactcactctctcacactcatgcactctcactcactcactctcactcacacacgcactctcactctcactcacactcactcactctcacacgcacTCACGCAGtctcactcacgcactcactcacgcagtctcactcactctctcacacacacactctcactcactcacacactcactcacgcactctcactcactctctcacacacacactctcactcactctcactcacacacacactcactcacgcactctcactcactctcactcacacacgcactcactcacagACTCTCACTaactcacgcactcactcactcacgcactcactcactcacgcactcacgcactcactcacgcactcactcacgcacgcactcactcacgcactcactcacgcactcactcacgcactcactcac from Carassius gibelio isolate Cgi1373 ecotype wild population from Czech Republic chromosome A22, carGib1.2-hapl.c, whole genome shotgun sequence encodes the following:
- the fbxo42 gene encoding F-box only protein 42, with amino-acid sequence METEEVPRGARSMGELPEEVLEYILSFLSPYQEHKTAALVCKQWYRLIKGVAYQCYHGFLRAVQEGNIQWESRTYPYPGTPITQRFSHSACYYDSNQSMYVFGGCTQSSCNAAFNDLWRLDLNSKEWIRPLASGSYPSPKAGATLVLFRDLLVLFGGWTRPSPYPLHQPERFFDEIHTYSPSKNWWNCIVTTRGPPPMAGHSSSVMGSTMVVFGGSLGARQMSNEVWVLDLEQWSWSKPAVSGPSPHPRGGQSQIVIDSETLLILGGCGGPNALLKDAWLLHMSASPWTWQQLRVENEDHGAPELWCHPACKVGQCVVVFSQAPSGRAPLSPSLNSRPSPISSTPAPLGPDPPSLRSQSPVRGGAAGVVLEEAPCVNGRWGTLRPRASARASSPSRGPDSPPLLNGSSPSPRTSPVQGASPPTRPQAEYSWDGSPSTEPPASNGLHTPPQPGSPHTPPGAVSPATLRRSLEAVKASSSLPSSSSVSQPGSSAFASTPPASSSPPQASDGPPIPPIARRLAHHPPQSLNVGKPLYQSLNCKPMQMYVLDISRAKSGGVVSWRAYGSGGAPSAVTGPPETSLHTVVQGRGELIIFGGLMDKKQNVKYYPKTNALYFVRAKR
- the slc25a34 gene encoding solute carrier family 25 member 34; the encoded protein is MWLKSSGLASQAPLTPVARPSAGPRALWPPLDFTLGALACCGACVFTNPLEVVKTRLQLQGELRARGSYQRHYRGVLQALWVVGSTDGLRGLQKGLTAALLYQGLMNGVRLGFYSYTEAVGLTDAPGGSLISGAAAGALGAFIASPAYLVKTHLQAQTVAVIAVGHQHNHQGVLSAFVSIYQREGVMGLWRGVNGAVPRVMVGSASQLATFSSAKDWVTRAQWFDPHSCLTALTAAMISGVAVTITMTPFDVISTRLYNQPVDEFKRGRLYCGFVDCLMKVCATEGIMGLYKGMMPVFVRLAPHTVLSMLIWDVLRQRALLYRH